The sequence AACTTTTATCATTAAGCTTCTAGTATTGTAAAACTGATTTGTGACAATTCATCATGATTTAGTTCTTGAACGTAATGAATAGACGTGTAATTTTTCATCAACTTGAAAATTACACTGTTCCAAATTTGAGATCGGCTCCAATAAGTTTCATAACCTCTCTCACAATATACAATGTGTTGCTTAAGAATCTAACCGTAAGATTTGACATCGGTAGTATACATAAGTGTCAAAAAGCGCCCCGACGAAGCTACAGGTTAAGCAAATCACAAATAACCCTTCCATTGGCATACCGTTACCAAAAGTAGCTAGGAATTGAGATATTTGAGTCGCGATTATTGTAGTCAGACCTTCTAAGCCCGGAAGCAAGCTTGCAAGGGACAAAATTAGCAATCCCGCACCGAAAAATAATATTGGAGCAAAGAAACTAAAAATAATCGACAGAAGTAGAGAGCGAAGAAAGTTTGTAAACAAGGTCATAGGAAGAAGTTCCATGATGATGATTAACAACAGCTGGTATCCGTCACTTTCTACAATAAGCGCAATTGCCTTATAGCAGACCGCATTTAAAGAATCTTAAGTTTTAATTAAAATATGTTCATAGAATTTTCGGCAAAGATTTTTTATTTAAAATCGTATTAATTTCAGAAAAATTACAATATATTAGTACTTACAGCCATACTACATCATCCTTGTAGTTCATAAATTCAGTTAATAACTGTTTCTATTTATGAGAGTATTTTTTTACTTAAGTTAATATCAAGCACTTGAATACGAAGCGCGCTCCTGCGACTTGTAAATTTTGTCACCTTTTTTTGTTAAGGCTTTTTGCGAAACCGGAAATATGTAGTTTTCATAGGTTTGCTTGTGGCGTTCAGCTATACTACCTCTATCCCCGCTAGTAGTCTGTCCCATAAAATTAACCTGTAGGGTAGGGATGCCTGAAAGGGAAAGAGGTAGTGAGAAAAGCTTTCTGGTTTCTACGATACATTCCTCTAATTCAATGAGAAAGACCATTAAGTACTAAAGTAATAAAAATTCTGGATCGACCTTATTCTGTAGGAGAGCAGTAGTAATCGTTCGCTGTTTTCACCTTTTATGGATATCTTTCGCTATTATGACGGCAATTACGGTAGTTAATTAAAAATTAATTGTGGGTCAAGCAACATCTAAATCCAGTTTGGGAGCATGGAGTCAGCGATTGTTGGCTGCGCTTTTTTTGATTGGACAAGTAATAATTCATTTATTCCAAGTAAAAATTCATCGGCGCAATACTTTAGAACAAATGGCTGCGGTGGGACCTGACTCACTATTTATTGCCTTAGTTACGGCTGTATTCGTAGGTGCGGTATTTACAATTCAGGTTGCACGAGAGTTTATTAATTTTGGTGCAGGAAACGCTGTAGGAGGAGTATTAGCTGTAGCTTTAACGCGAGAACTTTCTCCCGTACTCACGGCAGTTGTTCTAGCAGGACGAGTTGGTTCGGCTTTTGCTGCTGAGATTGGTACTATGCGGGTGACAGAGCAGATTGATGCTTTATTAATGTTAAAAACTGACCCCATAGACTATTTAGTTATTCCTCGGGTGCTGGCTTGCTGCTTAATGCTGCCGATTTTGACTTTATTGTCTTTAGTCACGGGTATGGCAGGAGGATTGGTAATTGCTACAAATTTTTATAATTTATCGGATGTTCAGTTTTTAGATTCGGCACGTAATTTTTTGGGAGTCTGGGATATTTTAAGCGCGATGATTAAAGCTCTTTGTTTCGGGCTTCTAGTCGCGGTTATTGGCTGTAACTGGGGATTAACCACCACTGGTGGAGCAAAAGGTGTAGGTCAATCCACCACAACAGCAGTAGTTACAGCTTTATTGATTATATTTATT comes from Rivularia sp. PCC 7116 and encodes:
- a CDS encoding MlaE family lipid ABC transporter permease subunit → MGQATSKSSLGAWSQRLLAALFLIGQVIIHLFQVKIHRRNTLEQMAAVGPDSLFIALVTAVFVGAVFTIQVAREFINFGAGNAVGGVLAVALTRELSPVLTAVVLAGRVGSAFAAEIGTMRVTEQIDALLMLKTDPIDYLVIPRVLACCLMLPILTLLSLVTGMAGGLVIATNFYNLSDVQFLDSARNFLGVWDILSAMIKALCFGLLVAVIGCNWGLTTTGGAKGVGQSTTTAVVTALLIIFIANFFLSWLMFQGTGGALLQGF